The genomic interval GCAGAGATGCGAATGGACCTAACGGTTGTGAAGCAAGAAGTAATGGACTGGTCAGAAATGGTAGAAGGTACGCTGAATGGCCAGTGGGTAAAGCAGGAGCAGGACGAACCTgaggtgaaagaagaaaaaccagGCACACTGGAGGTGAAGCAGGAGATGGATAGTAATTTGATGGTAAAAGAAGAAAAGGTGGAAGAAACAGAGATAAAGGaagagaaagtgaaggtgaaggaaGAAGTGATGGACTGGCTAGaagtgaaggaagagaagaaagatagCTTGGAGATTAAACGTGAGGAAGTGTCTCTTGatcagaatattaaaaaggaggaaataatggATGAAGTGTATGTAAAAGAAGAGAAGTATTTCCTCAAAGAAGAAATGATGGATGAtacaaaggtgaaagaggagcctCAGATAAATCCCTCAGTGGGCTCCAAGCGGAAACTGGCCATGTCAAGGTAGGGTAGCGCTGTGAAGGTCCTTTGTTGTCTAGGTTGAAAGAAACTACCTGATCAGTAAGGTGtggaataatgaaaaataagcGCGAGTTTGGGCCGGGAGTCtgagtggtggggggaggggcgatTAGGAAAGAAGGGTTTTGTCAGATAACAACAAACTCTGTGGAAATATGAGAGATTGGTACTAGTGTCCAGTGACCAAGTTAGGAACTGAAAATTCTTTGGACCGGAAAACCCTTGGACCAGAATCTGGCTTGACTTTGTATGCCCTCAGCTCAGTATTCTTTTGAGAGCGGATAGGTGTGAGGAACAGTCTAATAAAGCCAACAAGAACAAAGTGGAGTAAGTTAAAATTAGGCAAAATGCATTTAGACTCACTCAATTGGCTAGTTTGTCTATGGGTACTATGAACATTTATTGCTtttgatttaatttctttatagtGTGATCTTGTGGCAGCAAAGGAAATAAGAGTAGTCAGATTCTTGGGACTATTTCTGTCTCGAATACAGTGAATCAACATGTAGTTTGCTTGTCCCTTTGTAGTTTGATTGTCATTGTACATTGATTGTCACTCATGTGAAAGATCAGTTGAAGACAGATGATGGGTAGTAGTATTTCTAGAGTGTTTTGATGCCCATTCTCAGTTACATGGGGAACTGAGGAAGAAAGATGCAACCGCTGCTCTCTAAATTtgcctgggttttctttttctgaatgtgTCTGCCTTTaagatatataaacagctcatggaTTGGACTTCTgggtatgtgcacacacacagttgtTAACAGTGTCAGGAATTACAAGTTAAAATATCAATAAGTGATCTCATTGTCtgattttatagaaaaggaagtCACAgtgagataattttttaaatttaatacatGTTTTCTTTAATTACCTATCattaaacaacattgtaaatgtagTGTCGTTTAGAGATGGTTTCCTAGAGGAGAATTTTCTAATGATGTTTGACAGCTATCCATAGAGTTACTTGCATCTACTTTATTCACTGTGACTGCGTGTCTGTAAATTGTGATGGattaaaagcttttaaataaatatatagaattaATATTTGATAATTTATTAAGTTTCTTGTGTGCTTTTGTAGATGTGAAACTTGTGGTACAGAAGAAGCAAAGTACAGATGTCCACGTTGTTTGCGGTATTCCTGCAGGTATATGTGTAATTTTCTACATTATTATCTCTGCCTGTACCCTTTTTACCTCACAGCATAAAAGTTCCTTCTCTTGGTTCCTTCAGTTTGCCCTGTGTAAAGAAACACAAAGCAGAACTAACATGTAACGGAGTTCGAGATAAAACTGCCTATGTTTCAATACAACAGTTTACTGAAATGAATCTCCTAAGTGGTAAGCCATCTTATGTATAGCAGATTGATGCTTCCTGGCCATAGGcatatatcatttatttatttttctgtttttttgaaatTTGTAGATTATCGATTTTTGGAAGATGTGGCAAGAACAGCAGACCATATTTCTAGAGATGCTTTCTTGAAAAGACCAATCAGCAATAAACATGTAAGTGTTTCTTCTATTCCTTTCCAGTTAGAATTTCTTCTAATcaaatagattcttttttttctttttgcactcAACAAATAATATATTAAGTGGCTACTATGATCCAGGGCTATTCCAGTTACTAGGGATACAGCAGTGACCAAAACAAAGTCCTTCCCCTCATGGAACTTGTATTGTAGTGGGAGAGACAGGGGCTGAGTACAGGAACAAATGTAATTTCAGATAGAGTTAAGTGCATGCGAAAGATAAAGAGGACAACAGGAGGTTAAGGAAAATTAACACGGTGTTTGTGGGGGAAGGGAGTTCTGAGAGTAGTCAGAAGAATCTTCTCTGAGAGTTGACATCAAGCAGCGATGTGAATGATGAGAAAGATGCAGTCATGTGATTGTTTGAAGGAAGATTTTACAGACAGAGACAAAAGCAGAAGTATAGAATGAATCAGGATCAGAGTTAGTGGGTCTGAGGGCGTAAAAGAGGATCCCAGTGACTGTAGCATAGTTGAGTGAGGAGCATGTTGAACAATAAGGTTAAAGAAACTGATGAAGTCTCCTAatgtattcaaaataaaaatggaggCCATGGGAGGCAATTGAGCACGTTTGCTTTTTGAAAGATCACTCTTGAGGCTCTCTGGAAAGTGGACTTGAATAGGCAAGAGTGGAAGATTGGAAGCTGGGAGATCAGTTACAAAGCTGTTGTTGTGGTTCTGGTCACAGATGATGCTGTTAGAATCATTGGGGAGTGAGTAGATGTGTTTTTTacaattggagtatagttgctttacaatgttgtattagtttctgttgtacagcagagtgaatcagcaacatgtataaatgtatatcCCTTCTTCCTGGGATTGCCttccatttagatcaccacagagcattgagttccctgtgctatacaggggaAGTGATTAGATTTGAATTTTGAAAGAAGGGCTAATAGGACTTGCTATTGTAATAAACTTGTTatactctttaatttctttttcattccttaaGCATTGTGCAAAATTAAAAGCTTACATATTGGAAATATTTTCCAACTGCTGTTGTTCTAAAAattctttaatattatttaatcaCATCATggaattatctttgtttttcagagaCCATAGTGGTATGGGAGTTGCAGAATTTTAATACTCTTTAAACAGTTTATTTTATTGGTATTATTGGTACAGAAATGACATTACACATGTCTGAAAGAAAAATTACCATATATCAAGTTTTTTTTCTCAAGCTTAATTAGACATAATTAAATTATATACTTAAAggataaattgctttttaaatatcttctttttaTGAAATTTGGCATGCATAtaaaaaagcataaaacagaaatataccaTTTAATAGTAATTATGGAGTGAGCATCCATGTAGCTACCACCTAGATCTAGAATTAGAACATAACCAGCTTCTCAAGAATTCCTGCTGCCATGTTATGCCCATCCCTGAACCAttcttatttctgggttttctataaTAAATTTTATGAACAATGCTATAGTGAACACTTTTTTGTTTAGGATTTTGGTTTGCTTATGCATGTATTTTTCTGGAGTtcatacctaggagtgaaattgctttgTTGTGGAGTATGCATGTCTTCAATTTGACTGTATGTtaccaaaatattttccaaagtggtgaTGCCAGTTTATACTCACAGTATTTGAGTATACCTGTTGTCACATCCGCTCCAGATACTTGACTTGGTCATAGTTTTTAAGCTTTTGTCAGTTTGATGGCTTTATTAcattattatgatttttaatcTACAGTTGTCCAGTTCTTAATGAGATTGAAAGTGacagtaaaagttgctcagttgtgtccaactctttgcaaccccatggactatacagtccatggaattctccaggccagaatactggagtgggtagccttactcttctccaggggatcatcccaacccagggatagaacccaggtctcctgcattgcaggcagattctttaccagctgagccacgaaagaagcccaagaatactggagtgggtagcctatcccttctccagtggatcttcccaacccaggaattgaaccgggatctcctgcattgcaggtggattctttaccaatggagcTATCAAAGAAGCCTCCTAATGAGATTGAGcacctttcaaatattttattggcCTTGGATATTCCCCTTTGTGGTGTatgccacacacatacacacatggtgTATGTATGTTAAGTCTGTGTTCATCTTGTCATTGTCTGTTGCTTTTTCCTACtggtttcctttgtatttttagaTGCTGATGTTGATTGTGTATGTTATAAATCCTTTCATTCTGTGGCTTGTGTTTGTACTCTTTTTCATGTCTTACGGTAAAcagctttttttaattttaatgtagtaGAAATTGTCTTGTGTTTCCTTTATAGTTAATAGTTTTATGTGTTTTTAAGGAAATCCTTCCCTTCCTTGAGCTCCCTCCCAGGAGCTATTCTCCTGTAATGATTTTCTGAAAGCTTTGTAGTGTCACATCTCCCATTTATGTCTGTAAATATGGAACTGATTTTTGTCTATCATGTGAAGTAGAGGTCCTATTTAATTTCCCTAATGCATAATCTACTTTTTCTAGCACCAGTTATTGAAAAGTTCATCCTTTCTCTACTGCTTTGCAGGACCATCTTTATTATATATCAGACATCCACATATGCTTGGCCTGTTTGTTTCTGGCCTGTCTGTTCTATTCTGTTAAACCTCTTGTCTCTCGCAACTATTGTAGTCTTTCCTGAACTCATGGAAGAGGTAAATCTCACTTTGTTCATTGTTTAGGTTAGACCACAGCCATTTTTCTAGAGTATTTTCTAGAGTATTGTCTGAAATACAGATGTGGCTCTTTGTAACTTTATACAAATGTGAAAAATCAGCCAACTGATTTATAGTCCTACCTTCCCCACTTGGGTATTTTGATTGGATTTGCGTTTAATTTGTAGAGTTACTTGGGTGATTGGATTTTATGGCATTGAATGTTTAAATCCTTGATTGTTGTATCTCTGCATTTATTTGGGTCTTTAACAACTCTGTCATTTCCTCAGTGAAGGTTTTGCACATTGTTTGTTAGACTTATTCTTgagtactttattttttcatagtattttaaatagtattttcttttaaaattttttattatctcTTTGCTGGTATTCAGGAAtgaaagtttttgttgttgtccatTTTATGGTAGTAGCCATATTAAAATCTATTCCAATACCTTATCTATAGATTTTTTGAGGTTTTCTCTATAAACAGTTCATCACAATTTGTTTCTAGCTTTCTGTCCTtattcttttatctctttttcttaccTTATTAGAATAGCAAGAACTTCCAGTAATGTAAAATAGTAGTGATGATGGTAAATATTTAAAGTCCACTCCTGAGTTTGATGATTTGCTTGAGGGGTTCACAGGATGGAACATGCAGTTGAACTCATGGCTAAAgtttattacagtgaaaggatACAGAGCAAACATTGCAAAAGGAAAATGTGTATGGGGCCAAGCTTGTAGGAATCCAGCCACAAGCTTTCCAAATTCCTCTCCTATTGGAGTCATACAATACACCGTTAATTTCCTCAGGCAACGGGTTGTGATAACTAATGTTTAAAGTTTATTGTCTACCAGGGAAAGTCATTAGAGACTCAGTACCCAAGGTTTTTATGGGGACTGGTTGCAGAAGCACCCTTAGCCTAGCAGTTGCCAAGTTCCATACACCCAGAAGGAAAGCAGATAAAAACCACATTTTTGTACAATTTCAGCATAATGAAGCAGAACCTTTCCTGCCATTTTAGGAGAAATTTTTTGTTAGTGTAGGGTCCATTTAATAGTCAGCCAAATTGCCAGACACCAGCCAAGAGCAAACCTTGCCAACAGAACTTTCTAAGGATAAGTTTCAGGCCTCGTGAGTTAGCTCTTTTCTATATCTTTGTTTTATAACCCTGATCACAGAGGGAAAAGTTTTAAGATTTCACCATGTTTACTTTTCAGTTTTTTGCGGGTATAGTTTAATATCTAGATTAAAGAAGTTCTGTTCTCAGTTTGCTAACACATGTTAACATGAATGGTGGttatattttatcaaatgttttttatatattttattattctttaaatatataatattctaaTAAGAATATGAATAATAATCTTTTAGCTGATTTTCTATTTTAAGCTAAACTTGCATGGTATATTACTGTCATATCATGCTTTTTATACTTTGCAGAATTCAGTTGtgttatatatgtgtacacattatcctttcattcattttgcatttctgttcatgAGTGAGCTAacttctaattttcctttttggtATTCTTAAGTTTCTCTATTGATGTGATTCCAGTTTCATAAAATTATTTGATGATGTTCccattttattcttaaatacaTTAACATTGGGATTATTTCCTCCTTGGGAGTTTGGTATAATTTTTTAATGGGCTGCAGAAGTTTATTCTTTACTGTTAATGGGACTGTTCAGGTTTTCTCTGTCTCACGTCATTATTCTGTCTTAAGACTACATTTCCTAAGAATTTGTTAGTTTTACCTAAATTTTCCAATGTATTGGCATAAAGTTCTTCATAACATTTTCTTTAATGTATCTGTAGGAATTGTAGTATTATCATTTGTGATGTTGCTTACTTGTATCTTTTTTTCTAGATCAGTTGCTATTACAGATTCCTTTTCTATTTAGTTACTGTGTCCTCTTGACTTCTGTTATATCCTTTTTTATCTTTAGCTTAATTGTATTATGGTCaaagaacatatttttttctgagttcattttttaaaaaatacattaagacGTGTTTATGTACCAGCATATAGTCAAATTTTGTAATGTTTGCTGTTTTCTTGGGGGAGCGGGAGAAGTATTCTGCAATTGCTAAATGTCTTATTCTAAACATAATCCTTTTAGCTCAGGTTTGTTAAGTACATTGTTCCAATTATAACAttactgattttttgtttgtttctttctttctttcttctaccaGTTACTGAGAGACATGTGTTAATACTTCCCAATAGATAAAATCAGAAGGATTTGTATGTTTCTCCTTGTGGTTCAGTTAGCTTTGCTTCATATGCTTTAAGGGTACATTATTAGATGCATACTTCATGAAATTATTGGTGTATTTAACCTTTGACCCTATGTTGTAACCCTTTttgtctctcagttcagttcagtcgtgtcctactctttgtgaccccataaatcgcagcacaccaggcctccctgtccatccccaactcccagagttcacccaaactcatgtccattgagtcggtgatgccatctagcctctcatcctctgtcgtccccttctccttctgcccccaattcctcccagcataagggtcttttccgatgagtaaactgttctcatgaggtggccaaagtattggagtttcagcttcaacatcagtccttccaatgaacactcaggactgatctcctttaggatggactggttggatctccttgcagtctaagggactctcaagagtcttctccaacaccacaattcaaaagcatcaattcttcggcactcagctttcttcacagtccaactctcacatccatacatgaccactggaaaaaccatagccttgactagacgcacTTTTGTCggaaaagtaatatctctgctttttaatatgctgtctaggttggtcataactttccttccaaggagtaagcgtcttttaatttcatggctgcagttgccatctgcagtgattttggagccccccaaaataaagtctgacactgttttcactgtttcctcgtctatttgccatgaagtgatgggaccagatgccgtgatcttggttttctgaatgttgagctttaaaccaactttttcactctcctctttcactttaatcaaccagctctttagttcctcttcactttctgccataagggtggtgtcatctgcatatctgatgttattgatatttctcccggcaatcttgattccagcttgtgcttcctccagcccagcgtttctcatgatgtactctatataagttaaataagcagggtgacaatatacagccttgacgtactccttttcctctttggaaccagtctgttgttccatgtccagttctaactgttgcttcctgacctgcatacaggtttctcaagaggcaggtcaggtggtctggtattcccatctctttcagaattttccacagtttgttgtgatccacacagtcaaaggctttggcatagtcaataaagcagaaatagatgttcttctggaactctcttgcttttttgatgatccagcagatgttggcaatttgatctctggttcctctgccttttctaaaaccagcttaaacatctcgAAGTTCATAGTtgacgtattgctgaagcctggcttggagaattttgagcattacttttctagcgtgtgagatgagtgcaattgtgcggtagtttgagcattctttggcattgcctttctttgggattggaatgaaaactgaccttttccagtcctgtggccactgctcagttttcccaatttgctggcatattgagtgcagcactttcacagcatcatcttttaggatttgaaatagctcagctggaattccatcacctccactagctttgttcatagtggtacttcctagggcccacttgacttcacattctaggatgtctggctctaggtgagtgatcaccccatcgtgattatctgggtcgtttTTGTCTCTGGCTTTCTACTATTTCACTCCTTTGGTGTATTTTGTCCCTGACTTTTACTTTAGGCCTTTCTGTATCCTTatattctgtgtgtgtcttttcgAAGTACCATATAGTTGAGTTCTAGCTTTTCTCCATTCTGACATCTGTAGCTCTTAActgaatctcttcctgttttgggTCCTTTGTACTGAGGcttactttcttctttatttttttttttcattgtggtggcttctgttgttgcagagctCAGACTCTACAGAGCATCAGCTTTAGTGGTGGCAGCATACAGCTCGGCACCTGTGGCActtaggcttagttgccccttggcatataggatcttagttccctaaccaggggtcaaacctgcattgggaggcgaattcttaatcactagaccacaagggaagacccCCTTTTTTCTTATATTGGTtatgcttgtttattttttgttgagtactccttttatttttccctttaaaaattacttatgaGAATTAtttgaaggctggaataaataaATAGGCCTTCTTTTATTCTACCATGTACCTAGAAACATTGCAGATCTAGACTACCTTAAACCAGGTTGAAGGCTTAAGATTACATTAATCCCAAAGCAAGGCAAATCATTTCAAGTCTGAGCATGGACTGCCATGGCCAGGCTAGACGATTTctaatggatttttctttttccccctgttCCAGTCAGACTAATATAAAATTCCTGGCATGTTCTGGTGACCCTTATCCTGAGGGTGTATtattctgtgactcagtttcattTCATTTGAGAGGAGTTCCCACAAACATTACTGGATCTTGACTGTCTTGCTGAGGAGGCTCTAGAAAGGGGAAGCAAAAGTGGCTTCAGTGCTTTTTGCTTACTTCTCTGAGTGTCACTTTTCATTaaatattgacctgtagtttccCGTTTCTGTCTGCTCTTCAATGCTTTTAAggtgatctttaaaaatatttacacacacacaaatatatatagcaTTCTTAGATGTTTTCAGTAGGAGAGTTGGGTCCTTATAATCACCATCATTACTGAAACCAAAGTTCCATGCACTGTGAAATTGCATGTAATTCCTTAAGTCATTTTCTTACTGACCCTCTCTTCCCCTTGATTTATGACTTGATTGTCTAACTTTGTACATTGCAAAGTCTAGATGCCACTCACTTAAAAAGTTGCATTTATATTTTGCCACTTCTTTGagtgatttttcttcttccttgatGATATTACTTCCTTCAGTACTCTCTGGAGTTGACTAATTCAGCTCAACCTACCTTCATGGTCAGTGGAATAATACATGTCAGAGCTAGAATTCTCATACCTCATTTTGTACATCCTATATCAGTGGCTACTTTTAAGTTAAGCCTGTACTAGACAGCGCCGTAGTTCCTTCCCTGAATGAGCTACCTGCCTAGTAATAGAAGCAGGCATATATATAGCTAACTATGGTATGAAACCATCagtaaaaaagaagggaaaaaaaactgtatAGGTAATCCCTGTGATTGCTAaaacctgtattttttaaaaatccccatgAAATTCTTCTTTTGGCTTATAGGATGTATGGTTAAAAGCACAGACTGAAGTTAGACAGACCTGGATTTAAATGTAGACTTTACATCTCTGACATAGcggaaatgagaataataatagtacctgctTCAtagtattgtgaggattaaatgagatattgcTGTTTAGTGTAGTTTGTGAAGCATAAGTATTCGATAAATCTTAACTTATGTTTTAAACATTGTTTTATGTGCTTTTGGAATTTAAGCTATTTGAGAATTAATTTgtctatttgtttttgtttgttagaTGTACTTTATGAAAAATCGTGCTCGAAAGCAAGGTATTAATTTAAAACTTCTACCCAATGGAttcacaaaaaggaaagaaaattcaacATTTTTTGATAAGAAGTAAGTTTCTGACTCCTTTTTCAGTGTATTAGATGTTCTAATTTGACGAGGAGCATCTTTTAAGGTTTGGTTTGCTTGGAACATTGCTCCTCAAAGTCTATGAGATGTTTGTCATTGATTGGTATAGGACAAGATGACTGCAGAAACTGGACATAAGCATTTAGGAACTTATGCTAGTTTTATGTCATGTGTGACTTTAACATTTTGGGTTTGCTCCTTGTGTGTTagagagaggtggagagagagagaaagtagtgtatatatgtgtgtatctttctCTCTGAGACCTAAAATACCATGAAAGTATTTCAGAAGCTTCAAGGACAAAACAAGAAGTCAAAGCAGAATTTCTGCATATTTTTAACCCGCGGAGCTTGACTTTTATACTCCTTTCTACTTTGGAATTCCAAATAGTAATTCATTTGAAAGTCAGTGATGGAGAAGAAGGGAAACTTGGAAAACATTTACtctatagaaaatctgaatagagatAATACATTAGAGATTAGTTTCTTGCTCTCTGAAATTGCTAGATCAAAAAGGCCCCATTCGTACAGAGGAGAACAGGATCCCAAAGTACTGTAAGTAGTCCATTAAATTATTAGATAATACCTTTACAAAGTCAAGATTCTGGTTTTAGAGTCAAAAAGCCTGAGTGAGTCCCTCCCTCTTTAGCCTCTTAGTAACTGCAAGGCTTTGAGCAAATTACTTCCTTTCTCCGGGCTCTATCTGTATAATGGTGGGGGTTGAACCAGGTAACTCTACAGTTCCCTTAAAATTTTactacttaaattaaaaaaatggaacCATCagaattatcattattctaaaaatCTTCCACCTTTTCAATAGATGTTATATTTTTAGAGAATGGTGTTATCCacttatatatttcaaaacagaTAGTTATAAAggtggttttctctttttttggttggTTTCTAAGATTATAGTAATATTTTGCATTTATcagacttccctcgtggctcagatgatcctgcagtgcaggagaccaggttcgatccctgggtcgggaagatcccctggagaaggaagtagcaacccactccagtattcttgcctggaaaaccccatggacgggggagcccgg from Dama dama isolate Ldn47 chromosome 20, ASM3311817v1, whole genome shotgun sequence carries:
- the ZNHIT6 gene encoding box C/D snoRNA protein 1 — encoded protein: MDFAAESVEMSGGGLQSEAEGSRLSQESDEERVRGTVKTEESGDGEAENGLTRMEKTGAGEEESRRRAEMRMDLTVVKQEVMDWSEMVEGTLNGQWVKQEQDEPEVKEEKPGTLEVKQEMDSNLMVKEEKVEETEIKEEKVKVKEEVMDWLEVKEEKKDSLEIKREEVSLDQNIKKEEIMDEVYVKEEKYFLKEEMMDDTKVKEEPQINPSVGSKRKLAMSRCETCGTEEAKYRCPRCLRYSCSLPCVKKHKAELTCNGVRDKTAYVSIQQFTEMNLLSDYRFLEDVARTADHISRDAFLKRPISNKHMYFMKNRARKQGINLKLLPNGFTKRKENSTFFDKKKRQFCWHVKLQFPQSQAVYVEKRVPDDKTLNEILRPYIDPEKSDPVIRQRLKAYICSQTGIRILMKVENIQQNLVRYYEVDPDKSLLDNLRGKVIIEYPTLHVVLKEYSNDMKVLHQVNSGSTENTGDEN